One Deltaproteobacteria bacterium genomic region harbors:
- a CDS encoding carbon starvation protein A has product MAYFSYGRILEQKVVHASNAKETPARRLYDGFDYVPTRREVLFGHHFSSIAGVAPIVGPALALCWGWLPGILWVWFGNIFIGAVHDYLALMASVRHDGKSIQFVTVEILGKRTGKAFYGISFFFLVMIIASLGTVLGSLFIRTPQIASTFLWTTIAALILGVLIYRLKNVGFSTATIVGIILLAASITLGILFPIQASYTTWMVVFFFYIIIASALPVHTLLQPRDYLNSFLLYTGILIGLVGTLFAFRGFEIPVVTTFSPLLSAGKPTPLWPAMPLIIACGALSGLHSLVGSGTSSKQLPKESDGLLIGYGGMLTEGFLSTMVIAAIAGFGYTAIQKSGADMGIDVMLNPTNWAALFTSTTESVELTGANLFIESYTDMIAATWLGIIPAEAITVIAGMWVAAFGMTTLDTANRLGRYCITEVFSSGKTGSRASAGFLTNRFFTSFIPALLGIYLAWSGNLTVLWPTFGAANLLIASIALMTGAWYIKHRLGSRYYLCAVIPAWLIWTTATAALLWFMAVVIPALIAEDPGTGWTVMIICLIMVITNVTCIIDCIAKGKKASSQASIE; this is encoded by the coding sequence TTGGCCTATTTCAGTTACGGCAGGATCCTGGAGCAAAAGGTCGTTCACGCATCGAACGCAAAGGAAACGCCGGCACGCCGCCTGTATGACGGGTTCGATTATGTTCCCACGCGCCGGGAGGTTCTTTTCGGACACCATTTTTCTTCCATCGCGGGAGTGGCGCCGATCGTGGGTCCCGCACTGGCACTGTGCTGGGGATGGCTCCCCGGGATTCTCTGGGTCTGGTTCGGGAACATCTTCATCGGTGCCGTTCATGACTACCTGGCCCTGATGGCTTCGGTCCGCCATGACGGGAAGTCCATTCAGTTCGTAACCGTGGAGATTCTTGGAAAGCGCACGGGAAAGGCCTTTTACGGTATTTCCTTCTTTTTTCTTGTCATGATCATTGCGTCCCTCGGCACTGTCCTGGGTTCCCTGTTTATCAGGACTCCGCAGATCGCTTCGACCTTCCTCTGGACGACCATCGCCGCCCTGATCCTCGGTGTCCTGATCTATCGGTTAAAAAACGTGGGTTTTTCGACGGCGACGATCGTCGGCATCATACTGCTCGCGGCATCGATCACCCTGGGTATCCTTTTCCCGATACAGGCCTCCTACACGACCTGGATGGTTGTTTTCTTCTTTTACATTATTATCGCATCGGCCCTGCCGGTGCACACCCTGCTCCAGCCACGGGATTACCTGAATTCCTTTCTCCTTTACACGGGGATATTGATCGGCCTTGTGGGAACCCTGTTCGCCTTTCGAGGTTTCGAAATACCGGTGGTCACCACATTTTCCCCTCTCCTCTCGGCCGGGAAACCAACCCCCCTCTGGCCCGCCATGCCGCTGATCATTGCCTGCGGCGCCCTGTCGGGTCTCCATTCGCTCGTGGGGTCGGGCACATCATCAAAGCAACTCCCGAAAGAAAGCGACGGATTGCTCATCGGATACGGAGGCATGCTTACCGAAGGATTTCTGTCAACCATGGTGATCGCGGCCATTGCCGGATTTGGTTACACGGCGATACAGAAAAGCGGGGCGGACATGGGTATCGATGTCATGCTGAACCCGACCAACTGGGCGGCCCTGTTCACATCGACGACCGAATCGGTGGAACTGACCGGTGCTAACCTGTTCATCGAATCCTATACCGATATGATCGCCGCCACGTGGCTCGGTATTATACCCGCGGAGGCGATCACGGTTATCGCCGGCATGTGGGTGGCCGCTTTCGGAATGACCACCCTGGATACGGCAAACCGTCTCGGCCGGTACTGCATCACAGAGGTCTTCTCTTCAGGCAAAACGGGCTCACGCGCATCGGCCGGGTTCCTGACAAATCGCTTTTTCACCTCTTTTATCCCCGCACTTCTTGGCATTTATCTCGCATGGAGCGGGAATCTCACCGTCCTATGGCCGACCTTCGGTGCGGCAAATCTTCTCATAGCATCGATCGCCCTGATGACGGGGGCATGGTATATAAAACACCGCCTGGGATCACGATATTACCTGTGTGCCGTCATCCCGGCCTGGCTCATATGGACAACGGCGACAGCGGCCCTTCTCTGGTTCATGGCGGTTGTGATACCGGCATTGATCGCGGAAGATCCCGGCACGGGCTGGACGGTGATGATCATCTGTCTGATCATGGTCATCACGAACGTGACATGCATTATTGACTGTATCGCGAAAGGAAAGAAAGCTTCATCACAAGCCTCGATCGAATAA
- a CDS encoding PhzF family phenazine biosynthesis protein: MELTQYQVDAFTGTVFAGNPAGVCPLEGWIDDSLMQKIAMENNLSETAFFVQKGDVYELRWFTPTVEIDLCGHATLASGYIILRELAPALDKVVFTSRSGILRVSRGDGDLLVMDFPSQPPLPCNAPAELAAGLRAQPSRVLSSEDYLALFENEDDIRALEPDFEILKGLGLRGVIVTAPGEACDFVSRFFCPGVGINEDPVTGSAHCELTPYWADRLGRTSLHARQVSSRGGELFCELKNDRVLISGRCALFMKGTVMLP; this comes from the coding sequence ATGGAACTCACCCAGTATCAGGTCGACGCGTTCACCGGCACCGTTTTTGCCGGCAATCCCGCCGGGGTGTGCCCGCTTGAAGGCTGGATCGACGATTCGCTCATGCAGAAGATCGCCATGGAGAACAACCTTTCCGAAACGGCTTTCTTTGTTCAAAAAGGTGATGTCTACGAACTGCGATGGTTCACGCCCACCGTGGAGATAGACCTGTGCGGCCATGCGACGCTGGCATCGGGGTATATCATCCTGAGGGAACTCGCCCCGGCGCTCGACAAGGTGGTTTTTACCAGCAGGAGCGGCATCCTCAGGGTCAGCCGCGGTGACGGCGACCTCCTGGTCATGGATTTCCCGTCCCAACCGCCACTGCCCTGCAACGCACCCGCCGAACTGGCCGCCGGTCTTCGCGCGCAACCGTCCCGGGTCCTCTCTTCCGAAGATTATCTTGCCCTCTTTGAGAATGAAGATGACATAAGGGCACTGGAACCGGATTTCGAGATCCTGAAAGGCCTTGGTCTCCGGGGTGTCATCGTGACGGCTCCCGGTGAAGCCTGTGATTTTGTTTCACGTTTTTTCTGCCCCGGTGTGGGTATCAACGAGGACCCCGTTACGGGTTCCGCCCACTGTGAACTGACTCCCTACTGGGCCGACCGCCTCGGCAGGACATCACTGCACGCCCGCCAGGTATCGTCCCGCGGCGGTGAGCTGTTCTGTGAACTGAAGAACGACCGCGTCCTGATCTCCGGACGCTGCGCCCTTTTCATGAAAGGTACGGTCATGCTTCCCTGA
- a CDS encoding acetate uptake transporter produces MGKELVTIQDTTANPAPLGLMGFGMTTVLLNIHNAGFYPLDTMILAMGIFYGGLAQIIAGIMEWKKNNTFGTTAFTSYGLFWLTLVFLLLMPKFGWWQGPTEGAMATYLFMWGLFTFFMFIGTLKLNRALQFVFLTLALLFFLLAWGDASGSTAVKHFAGYEGVVCGFSAIYAAMAQVWNEVYGKTVLPLGPVQ; encoded by the coding sequence ATGGGAAAGGAACTTGTTACAATTCAGGACACCACTGCTAATCCGGCACCGCTGGGACTCATGGGATTCGGGATGACGACGGTACTTTTGAACATTCATAACGCCGGTTTCTATCCCCTTGATACGATGATACTCGCCATGGGTATCTTTTACGGCGGGCTGGCACAGATCATCGCCGGCATCATGGAGTGGAAGAAGAACAACACCTTCGGCACGACAGCATTTACGTCCTACGGCCTCTTCTGGCTGACCCTGGTATTTCTGCTGCTCATGCCCAAGTTCGGCTGGTGGCAGGGTCCGACGGAAGGCGCCATGGCGACCTATCTTTTCATGTGGGGACTGTTCACCTTCTTCATGTTCATCGGGACACTGAAATTGAACCGGGCCCTGCAGTTCGTATTCCTCACCCTGGCACTGCTCTTCTTTCTGCTCGCCTGGGGGGACGCGTCGGGGAGTACGGCCGTGAAGCATTTCGCCGGATATGAGGGCGTCGTCTGCGGGTTCTCGGCCATTTACGCGGCCATGGCCCAGGTGTGGAACGAGGTGTACGGGAAGACCGTTCTTCCCCTCGGTCCCGTCCAGTAA
- a CDS encoding ExsB family transcriptional regulator, which yields MKEIREITLQDLDPHKFIEEKAAEIASIVGGGMAINALSGGVDSSVVTMIAHRALGDRLKSYFIDNGIMRQDEPRQIVDWFKELGITVEIIDAQDEFFQALKGKTDPEDKRNAITDTFYKDVFGRLVRESGATYLLQGTNYTDVEETVAGIKRQHNILEQLGIDPEEQYGYKVLEPIIELRKPAVREVGKAAGLPEELYSRPPFPGPALAARVIGEVTRERTELVRKATKIVEEELKDSGAFQYLAILHEDRVTGIRDGRRDFGTQIEVRCWESSDAVTAEPSRLSFDTLEKLADRITAEVPGVVSVTYNITKKPTSTIEPV from the coding sequence ATGAAGGAAATCAGGGAAATCACGTTACAGGATCTTGATCCACACAAGTTCATTGAAGAAAAGGCAGCGGAAATCGCTTCGATCGTAGGTGGCGGCATGGCGATAAACGCCCTCTCGGGGGGTGTCGATTCCTCGGTGGTCACCATGATCGCCCATCGGGCACTGGGAGATCGCCTGAAATCATATTTCATCGACAACGGTATCATGCGCCAGGATGAACCCCGACAGATCGTCGACTGGTTCAAAGAACTGGGGATAACCGTTGAGATCATCGACGCGCAGGATGAGTTCTTCCAAGCCTTGAAGGGTAAAACGGACCCCGAGGATAAACGGAACGCCATTACGGACACATTTTATAAGGACGTGTTCGGAAGGCTTGTCAGGGAAAGCGGTGCGACCTATCTCCTTCAGGGAACGAATTACACCGACGTGGAAGAAACGGTGGCGGGCATCAAGCGGCAGCACAATATCCTGGAACAGCTCGGCATCGACCCGGAAGAACAGTACGGGTACAAAGTGCTCGAACCGATCATCGAGCTCCGCAAGCCGGCGGTGCGTGAGGTCGGAAAGGCCGCGGGGCTTCCCGAGGAACTGTATTCCCGGCCGCCCTTTCCCGGTCCCGCTCTGGCCGCCCGGGTCATCGGAGAGGTCACGCGGGAACGGACGGAATTGGTCCGAAAGGCGACAAAGATCGTCGAAGAGGAATTGAAGGACAGCGGCGCCTTTCAGTATCTCGCCATTCTCCACGAAGACCGCGTGACGGGCATACGGGACGGCAGGCGGGATTTCGGCACCCAGATCGAGGTCCGCTGCTGGGAAAGCAGCGACGCCGTAACGGCCGAGCCGAGCCGGCTTTCCTTCGATACGCTGGAAAAGCTCGCCGACCGGATCACGGCCGAGGTCCCCGGCGTGGTCAGCGTCACTTACAACATAACAAAAAAACCCACATCAACCATCGAACCCGTATAG
- a CDS encoding cation transporter, whose protein sequence is MQRKGPFTGLADIQLKVRPMDVQKKKIAAATLSIVSNSILIVLKLFVGIMTGAVSIISEAIHSGIDLLAAFIAFFSVKTSGKPADREHPFGHGKIENISGTIEAILIFAAAIWILYEATGKLLDPRPIKVIGWGVGVMLLSTVVNLFVSERLFRVGRESDSIALQADAWHLRTDVYTSAGVMIGLVLILAGKRLVPGIPLEWIDPVAAYAVAALIMHTAWRLTVQSGRDLLDASLPEDERRVIHDLIASFYPEVHGIHKLRTRKAGTQRFIEFHMKVNPRMSVENSHELGHRMQDRIREIYPGANVVIHTEPCDGTCDRTCVQGCMLPREQQREIHRQRRRSTRHA, encoded by the coding sequence ATGCAAAGGAAGGGGCCATTTACGGGTCTCGCTGACATTCAACTGAAGGTCCGGCCAATGGATGTCCAGAAAAAGAAGATCGCCGCCGCGACTCTTTCCATCGTGTCCAATTCCATCCTTATCGTTCTCAAGCTTTTTGTCGGCATCATGACCGGGGCCGTGTCAATCATTTCCGAGGCGATCCATTCCGGCATCGACCTGCTGGCGGCCTTTATCGCCTTCTTTTCGGTCAAAACGTCGGGCAAACCGGCCGACAGGGAACATCCCTTCGGCCACGGCAAGATAGAGAACATATCGGGCACCATAGAGGCGATCCTTATTTTCGCCGCCGCCATCTGGATACTTTACGAGGCCACCGGCAAGCTTCTCGATCCACGGCCGATAAAGGTGATCGGCTGGGGCGTCGGGGTTATGCTGCTTTCAACGGTGGTGAACCTCTTCGTTTCCGAGCGGCTTTTCAGGGTCGGCAGAGAGTCCGATTCCATCGCCCTGCAGGCGGACGCCTGGCACCTCCGTACCGATGTATATACCTCGGCGGGTGTCATGATCGGTCTTGTGCTGATCCTGGCGGGGAAGCGGCTTGTACCCGGGATACCGCTCGAATGGATCGATCCCGTGGCGGCCTACGCCGTTGCAGCCCTGATCATGCATACCGCCTGGCGCCTGACGGTGCAGTCGGGACGGGACCTCCTTGACGCCTCCCTTCCCGAGGATGAACGCAGGGTCATCCATGACCTGATCGCCTCCTTCTACCCCGAAGTGCACGGGATCCACAAGCTGCGGACCCGGAAAGCGGGGACACAGCGTTTCATCGAATTTCACATGAAAGTGAACCCCCGAATGTCGGTTGAGAATTCCCATGAACTGGGCCATCGCATGCAGGACCGGATACGGGAAATATACCCCGGCGCCAACGTGGTCATTCATACGGAACCCTGTGACGGCACCTGCGACCGGACCTGCGTTCAGGGTTGCATGCTTCCCCGGGAACAACAGAGAGAAATACACCGGCAAAGACGGAGGAGCACACGGCATGCATGA